The following nucleotide sequence is from Zingiber officinale cultivar Zhangliang chromosome 10A, Zo_v1.1, whole genome shotgun sequence.
TTGTTAAGGCACTATGATCCACTGGCGATCAGAGAGTATAACAGATcgacagacccggatgatcatttgtgtaagttcgacaacacgactacacttcaccaatacatggatggagtgaagtgctaggtcttcctcaccacattCTCTGGATCGGCACAATGCTGGTTCAGAAGACTGCCGAACGGATCGATatgaagcttcaaggatttccaaaTGGCCTTCCTATACCATTTCGCGAGCAacaggcgctaccagaagacgagtATCAGTTTATTTTCCTTGAAGCAAGGGTCGAGAGAAActctccgagcgtacatccagtgcttcaaccaggtagctatGGATATCCCCTTGGTATCATccaagaccatgatgaatgcctttacaTAGGGGCAGGAATCCTCTGAACTTGGATCCCTAGACCAGTCTTGGTCCCCTTGCTCATTCATTGATTGAATGGGCTGGATCCCACCTGTTTAACAGGTGGGGTCCAGTCCACCCACCCAATGAATGAATAGGGCCTCTTCTGATCGAGAAAATTCTGGACCAAAGGATCTGGCCTCTTTACATAGGGGCTCTTCGAGGGGGATTCCTTTCGGTCGCTTATCAGAAAGCCACCCCGCGACTACGACCCACTGCTCAAAAAGGCTAATGAGTACACAAATGTGGAGGAGGCCTAGGTAGCAAGAAGGAAGGGGGCACCAGCCGAACTCTCAATGCCGACCGAACACTGACCGCCAAGCAGCCACCAACTGTCGAGGGGGCCAAGAGCCGAAGGCCGGCCACATCAGGAAACAAGGGCGTATGTTGTGCAGCATGTGGCTTCCGACCAgccaaagacatcgaaaggcaaggtatggacgcctatgttttgctccttccaccagtcagcATCACACAACACACGTGACTATCGCGGCCTAACGTCGATCGCCAGGCCAGCCCCGAGGGACTATTGTCGCTAATCTCCATTTCCCGATCGGTAACACGGGCATCAATCCGCTAAGCGGTGGGAAGCTGCAAGAAGATCACTCGAGCGACAACACCATCATCAATAGAGGGAAAGTGTCAATCATCCCCTAGCCTCTCGCGTGCAAAATAggtcatccgctcgggaggaggaaaatagaagcaatgccTCTCGAGGAGAAACAAACATCATCGCTGACGGACCAACCAGCGGTGACTTTAACTGAGCTAGGAAGTCATACGCTCGATGGTTGGAGATTCATACCATAGACTGTAGCCAAGAGAAGGTGAACGGGCCCGAAATTAGCTTCGGATCCCGAGACCTTGAGGGCGTAGAAGTCCTCCACGATGACGCTCTCATCGTCCGAGCGGTAATCGCAAATTATACCATTCACCAaatttttgttgacacagggagctcggtgaacATAATCTTAAAAAAGGCTTTCGACCAGCTCCAGATCGACCAAGGTGAACTGCTGCCAATGATGACCCATTGTACGGATTCACGGGCAACGAGATTTTGCTAATCGGCCAAATCAAGTTGGCCATATCGCTCGGAGAGGAGTCGCTCAAGAGGACCAGAACCACAAATTTCATTGTGGTAGATGCTCCCTCGGCTTACAATGTCATCCTGGgacgaccgaccctcaatgagttctGAGCAGTAGTCTCAACCTACTGCTAAAAGATCAAATTCTCGGTAGATAACCGGGTCGGGGAAGTAAAAGGTGACCAGTGGGTCACTCGGTGTTGCTATGTCAAAATGGTCAAGACCGAGGCTAGGTCCGGTCAGAAGAACCCACAACTAGAGTTAGCGCTATTATTAAAAAGCTTCCTTCCctagtctatgaagaaaaagaggaggttcaAATCCATCCTTGTCGAGCGGAGACAACAACTTTCATAGCGTCTGATCTGGAAGCCAAGCAGAAGGCAGAGCTGTTCGCTTGTCTACAGTAAAACCACAATGTATTCGCATGGTCAACGCATGAGCTTCTCGGAATTTCCCTGAGCGTCGCACAACACGAACTTCACGTCCAACCGAACGCTCGGCCAGTAAATCAAAGAAAGAGAGACTTCAGTGTCGAATAAAACCTGATCATCCGGACAGAAATAGAGAAGCTGTTGTAGGCCGGACACAtacgggaagttcaattcccgagctggctcgtaaATGTCGTGCTGGTTTCCAAGCCAGACAACAAGTGgcaagtctgcatcgacttccgggacctcaacaaagcatgcccaaaggacttctacccgctACCTATGATTGATTAGATGGTAGACTCTACTGCGGGGTGTGAGCTGATATGCAtactggatgcatatcaagggtAACACCAATTGCCGCTCGCGTGGACagaccaagaaaaggtcagcttcattacggccGATGAAACGTACTGTTACAATGTtatgccgttcggactaaagaacgccggagctacttatcagaggttgatgaataaagtgttccgacGACTGATTGGCCATAACATGGAGGTGTACTTCGACGATATATTAATCAAATCCCTCTGAGCTGTTGACCTGTGTGTCGATATCAAGGAGACCTCCAGACACTTAGGACATACGGAATCAAGTTAAATCCAAACAAGTGTCTATTCGGCGCAAAGAGCGAGTGATTCCTAGGCTATATCGTCACTGAGTGGGGCATCAAGGtaaatcccagcaaagtaaaagtactacaagacatgccgccgccGAGAAATTTGAAGGAAGCCCAACGTCTCACCGGTCAGATAACAACACTGTCTTCgttcatctccaaatcatccGACTGGAGCTTGCCATTCTTCAAAATACTACGTCGAGCCACCAAATTctagtgggacgaggagtgcgatcagACATTCAGCGAACTCAAGACATACCTCAATTCTCAGCCTGTACCCCGCGGAGGGTCAGTggcatggtggaggtcaaagtcaaggcgatcaACTCCCCTGTATCATTGGCCGATCAGACAACTCGCTCGCTCGACCGGGATAAGGAAGACCTGATTCAACATCATCACAACTCGGcaaggttccaagcttcctacaCTCAGAAAGACAAGTGCCAAGTATCTGCAAGCACACGCCGAGCTGCCACCCCGCTCGGCCTTATATCGATCTACAAGAACAGCGTGGCGGATGGATGACCGAGCTGAACATAAACAGAAGGGTGACCGAGTGGTTTTCCCGCTTTGCCAGACAGTGACTTATAATCCAGGACAGTGGGAGCGTAGGCAGAAAGTGAGAATCCGAACCGAGCGACTATTCTGCTCGACCTAGTAAAAGACAATGCTATCTGGAGGTTATCGTTTTGGGAGCAGGTGTTGTTGACAAGCGGTATGGTCGGCGGCTAGTTCAGACTGAAGATCGTACGGTGAAAgattccactgtcacgtcagagatatgctcgggtcgttaaggtattgtgttagGAACACTTTCCTGATATGTCTTTTCAGGGGAAGatttgagaagcgtgcatgcctcgaggagcgtgcacatGCTCTCTCGGAGTCCTATATAAAGGACCTtaagcttcaacggaggtatgctaaTTTTTACTGTAGCCACACTGTTATTCTACTTCTCTTACTCCCCTTCATTTGCTCTCACAccaccggtgactgacttgagcgtcggaggattaTCGTCGAAAAACCCCTCCCTGGCTAGGCACTGACGCTGCTGTGGTTGCAAGTTCCTCTAGTTCGGAGTCCACGCACGGTCAACAGGAGAACCACGCCCCCCAACATCCATCGCCTCGACTATCGGACAAAATTAGTTGTAAAGAGCATTTATGTTCTCTCTCTTGACTCGCACATAAGGGCAGCATGTAGTAAGGATCCGTTGCTCTATTTAATGCTTTTTTAATATAtgtatttttaatcttttctttatttatattttttaaaatatttgttaacTTTTTCCAATTATtagttttatataaataaatatataaaatttaaaatactaatataaatattaaattaaaatattaattaatattatatataataaataaaattatatatatatatatatatatatatatatatatatatatatatatatatatatatatatatattaacaatGGAATAGTAAAAAGAATTGTTAAATCTATTTATAATAAcctatagattttttaaaatgagtgaGATTTTTAGTCCGATGTAACAATAATATAATAACGTATAGGACCAGAAATCCTCTGATATATTTTTAATGGATCAGATCTTGATCTACTATAGTAATTAAAAAGATTTAATAATCTCCATTAACAAGTGAGAATCATTGAATACCTTCGATCAGTATCCTCGATCCAGAAATAGATTAGACAGGACCAGAGGATTTAGTCTACATCCCTGTAAAAGTTTGACGACCCCAATGCCCTTATACTATCCGATTTCCGAACGCCTTGTTAATATTGTCAGTAGTTCTGACACGATTTAGATGATATAACGTCATGAAATTGTCCTCTTATAAATTTGTTAGGACAAAACACTTGAACAGCCTCATCGTTTTCTAGCTGGGTTCTGACAGGCTCTGCGTCCACGACTTATTATGAGTATGACAGGCTTTCATGATGGCTTAAATTTCAGACGATCAATGCACATAAGTATGCAACGGAACAACAAATCCAGTTCCCGAATCTCCCTCATAGTTAATGTAGGGGTAAGGGAAAGAGTCACAGACTCTGCTGCTTCACTTTCTCGTGATTTTTCTTTCCTTCGGAACTATTATAAAGCTCTACTCTCTCCTTCAACTTCTTCCTCAAAGCCAAAGCCAAAGCCAAAGCCAAAGCCAAAGCTTTAAGAATGGGTAATGTTGGTGAGGACAGGGGTTCAAAGAGGTGGGATAGAAGGAAACAGGAGGATGCTATAGGGTACTGGTGCGGGGAGAGTGCAGCGATGGTAGCCAACAAAAGGGTGATGGTGGTGGTAGACCAGAGTGGCAGATCCAAGCATGCTATGAAATGTGCACTGACCCATCTGGTCAACAAGGGAGACCTCCTTACCCTCCTCCATGTCGTCCCTCCTAACCCTCGCCGCTACCTCAGGAGCTCTGTAGCAGGCGCAGGCGCAGGAGCAGGACATGATATTCCCACCCTCGCAAATTCCCTCGGTGCCCTTTGCAAAGCCTGCAAACCAGAGGTTGGTGCACCAAGATTAGCTAGTCTTGTGTATATCTTCGTGTCCGTGAATCTATTGAGCTGTGTAGGTGGAGGTGGAGGCTCTGGTCATTAAGGGCCCGAAGCTGGCTGCAGTCCTGAGCCAAGTGAGGAAGCTTGAGGTGTCCGTTCTGGTGCTGAGCCAAGGAAAGCCTTCTCCACTTTGTTGCATGATCCGCAGCAGCAGCGAGGAATTCGTAGAGGAGTGCATTAGCAACGCGGAGTGCTTGACGCTGGCGGTGAGGAAGCAGAGCAGGGGAGTCGGTGGGTACTTGCTCAGCTCAAGGTGGCACAAGAACTTCTGGCTGTTGGCCTAACCTGAACAACGTACGTACCACCTGTAATCATCTCGATCTTCTAGACTCCAGAGTTGGGATGGAGCATGTCATGATAAATCGAAGTCTTGTAAAGCGAAAAATTCCTCACATAAACTAATCTGATCCATCAGAACGTTTAATCTCAGTTGAGTTCCCCTCAATGTATCAGATCAAgttgtctttttcatttttttagcgGTTTATCAAATCACACACTCAGCTTTCGTAAATATTTAATTGCACATAATACTTATAATTTTGGCAATGTATTAAAGAGCGTACGCAGTTTTGTCTTTTCCTCAAAATGCCAGGCGTTCTAGAAATATTTAAATCGCACAGCCTGTTGTGTg
It contains:
- the LOC122027875 gene encoding uncharacterized protein LOC122027875 — encoded protein: MGNVGEDRGSKRWDRRKQEDAIGYWCGESAAMVANKRVMVVVDQSGRSKHAMKCALTHLVNKGDLLTLLHVVPPNPRRYLRSSVAGAGAGAGHDIPTLANSLGALCKACKPEVEVEALVIKGPKLAAVLSQVRKLEVSVLVLSQGKPSPLCCMIRSSSEEFVEECISNAECLTLAVRKQSRGVGGYLLSSRWHKNFWLLA